A genome region from Bacillaceae bacterium IKA-2 includes the following:
- the adhE gene encoding bifunctional acetaldehyde-CoA/alcohol dehydrogenase, translating into MEIATISVDKQDDISTIINTLVDKGNKALAEFMSFDQEAVDNIVKEMALAGLDQHMPLAKLAIEETKRGVYEDKIIKNMFATEYIYHNIKNDKTVGIIDDNEYDSIVQIAEPIGVIAGVTPVTNPTSTTLFKAIIAMKTRNPIIFAFHPSAQNCSSEAAKVVRDAAIKAGAPANCIQWIDAPSIAATQQLMNHPGIALVLATGGAGMVKSAYSTGKPALGVGPGNVPCYIEKTATVKRAVNDLILSKTFDNGMICASEQAAIVDKEIYNEVKALLQENNCYFLNDAEKKKLEKLVINEVTCAVNPDIVGKYPFEIAQKAGLKVPENTKILIAELTGVGPDHPLSREKLSPVLAFYKANSTQEGLTLCEEMLEFGGLGHSAVIHSNDDTVIAQFGHRMKAGRLIVNAPSSQGAIGDIYNGFLPSLTLGCGSYGRNSVSSNVGALHLLNIKRLARRKTNMQWFKVPPKIYFEKHSTQYLSKMPDISRAIIVTDEAMVKLGYVDKVLHYLRSRPDYVHCEIFSDVEPDPSIQTVMKGAEMMHNFQPDVIIALGGGSAMDAAKGMWLFYEHPETEFHGIKQKFLDIRKRVFKFPKLGRKTKFVAIPTTSGTGSEVTSFTVISDKENNMKYPIADYELTPDVAIIDPQFVMTVPKHITADTGMDVLTHAIEAYVSIMANDYTDGLAMKAIQLVFKHLPTAYRNGDNEVAREKMHNASTLAGMAFANAFLGINHSLAHKLGAEFHIAHGRANTILMPHVIRYNASKPSKFTAFPKYEHFIAHERYTEIAAMLGLPAGTTEEGVESLVQAIIKLAKELNIPMSIEACGINKKDFDAKIEQLSEHAFEDQCTTANPKLPLVTELAELYKLAYKGV; encoded by the coding sequence ATGGAGATTGCAACAATATCAGTTGACAAACAAGATGATATTTCAACAATAATTAATACTTTAGTAGACAAAGGAAACAAGGCATTAGCTGAATTTATGAGTTTTGACCAAGAAGCGGTAGATAACATTGTTAAAGAAATGGCTTTGGCTGGATTAGATCAGCATATGCCATTGGCGAAATTAGCCATTGAAGAAACGAAACGCGGAGTATATGAAGACAAAATTATTAAGAACATGTTTGCGACAGAATACATTTATCACAATATAAAGAATGATAAAACAGTTGGTATCATTGATGATAACGAATATGACAGTATTGTCCAAATAGCCGAACCAATAGGAGTAATTGCGGGGGTAACACCTGTTACGAATCCTACTTCAACAACATTATTTAAAGCGATTATTGCCATGAAAACAAGAAATCCCATTATCTTTGCTTTCCATCCATCTGCACAAAATTGTAGTAGCGAAGCAGCAAAAGTTGTTCGTGATGCAGCAATAAAAGCAGGGGCACCTGCCAATTGCATACAATGGATTGACGCACCTTCAATTGCAGCAACGCAACAACTGATGAACCATCCTGGAATTGCTCTTGTTCTTGCAACAGGTGGAGCGGGAATGGTGAAATCAGCATATAGCACAGGAAAGCCCGCTTTAGGTGTAGGCCCTGGTAATGTTCCTTGTTATATCGAAAAAACAGCGACTGTAAAACGTGCCGTAAATGATCTTATCTTATCTAAAACGTTTGATAACGGAATGATTTGTGCTTCTGAGCAAGCGGCTATTGTTGATAAAGAAATTTACAATGAAGTTAAGGCCTTATTGCAGGAAAACAATTGTTATTTCTTGAATGACGCGGAGAAGAAAAAATTAGAAAAGCTGGTCATTAACGAGGTTACTTGTGCTGTTAATCCTGACATTGTTGGAAAATATCCATTTGAAATTGCCCAAAAAGCTGGCTTAAAAGTACCAGAAAATACAAAGATTTTAATTGCAGAGTTAACAGGGGTTGGTCCTGACCATCCGCTATCAAGGGAAAAATTAAGTCCAGTACTAGCATTTTATAAAGCTAATTCAACTCAAGAAGGTTTAACTCTCTGCGAAGAAATGCTTGAGTTTGGTGGCCTTGGTCACTCAGCAGTTATTCACTCGAATGATGACACCGTTATTGCTCAATTTGGTCATCGAATGAAAGCTGGACGTCTAATCGTGAATGCACCATCTTCACAAGGAGCAATTGGTGACATTTATAATGGGTTCCTACCATCATTAACATTAGGTTGTGGATCTTACGGTCGTAATTCAGTTTCGTCAAACGTAGGTGCACTACATTTATTAAATATTAAACGCTTAGCGAGAAGGAAAACAAATATGCAATGGTTTAAAGTCCCACCAAAAATTTATTTTGAAAAACATTCAACTCAATATTTATCAAAAATGCCTGACATTTCAAGAGCTATCATCGTAACTGACGAAGCAATGGTAAAGCTTGGTTATGTCGATAAAGTTTTACATTACTTGAGAAGTCGTCCAGATTACGTTCATTGTGAAATCTTCTCAGATGTTGAGCCAGATCCATCAATTCAAACAGTGATGAAAGGTGCAGAGATGATGCACAATTTCCAACCAGATGTAATTATTGCGCTTGGTGGAGGATCCGCAATGGATGCCGCCAAAGGTATGTGGTTATTCTATGAGCACCCAGAAACTGAATTTCACGGAATAAAGCAAAAGTTTTTAGATATTCGTAAACGTGTTTTTAAATTCCCAAAACTTGGTAGGAAAACAAAATTTGTTGCTATCCCAACTACATCTGGTACTGGTTCTGAAGTAACGTCATTCACTGTTATTTCAGATAAAGAAAACAACATGAAATACCCAATAGCAGATTATGAGTTAACACCAGACGTTGCAATCATTGATCCGCAGTTTGTTATGACTGTACCAAAACACATAACAGCTGACACTGGTATGGACGTATTGACTCACGCGATTGAGGCTTACGTTTCAATTATGGCTAATGACTATACAGATGGATTAGCAATGAAAGCTATTCAATTAGTGTTCAAGCATTTACCAACAGCTTATCGTAACGGTGATAATGAAGTAGCACGTGAAAAAATGCATAATGCATCTACCCTTGCTGGTATGGCATTTGCTAACGCGTTCCTTGGAATTAATCATAGTTTGGCTCATAAATTGGGTGCTGAATTCCATATTGCTCATGGACGTGCCAATACAATTTTAATGCCTCATGTAATTCGCTATAATGCTTCAAAACCAAGTAAGTTTACTGCATTTCCAAAGTATGAGCACTTCATTGCTCATGAGCGCTATACAGAAATTGCAGCAATGCTAGGCTTACCTGCTGGCACAACTGAAGAAGGTGTTGAAAGCCTTGTTCAAGCTATTATTAAATTAGCCAAAGAACTAAATATTCCAATGAGCATTGAAGCTTGTGGAATTAACAAGAAAGACTTTGATGCAAAAATTGAACAACTTTCAGAGCATGCCTTTGAAGATCAGTGTACAACTGCAAATCCAAAGCTGCCTCTTGTAACTGAGTTAGCTGAGTTATATAAGTTGGCTTATAAAGGAGTATAA
- a CDS encoding FAD-binding protein: protein MLRINNIKLRADFDPSKENELLAQKIQKILRVKQVKILSFNISKKSIDAREKNNVQLVYSVDVEIENEKSYLGIKDVSSYEPIEYEIKETKKNIRPVVVGSGPAGLLCALVLAEHGLNPVVIEQGMDVDRRKMAVEKFWKYGVLETNNNVQFGEGGAGTFSDGKLTTGIKNTRIPKVFKELIEAGAPREISYLSKPHIGTDILITVVRNIRKKIERLGGEVRFETKMKELIIENGEVRGVLLERQQGNTESIETNAVVLAIGHSARDTFYMLKDLGVDMIPKPFAVGVRIEHLQKDIDLQQFGKFTNNPLLGASDYKLNAHLPNGRGVFSFCMCPGGHVVAAASEKNAVVTNGMSYSARSGENANSALLVSISPTDFNGDVLAAIEFQRKLERKAFELGGRNYFAPVQLVGDFLVNKGSKQLGRINPTYTPGVTPTDLRECLDDFIVDSIKDGLRVMDKKLAGFIKHDAVLSAVESRSSSPVTIKRNPLTYESNIKGLYPCGEGAGYAGGITSSAVDGIKCAEALMEIEI, encoded by the coding sequence ATGTTAAGAATAAATAATATTAAGCTTCGTGCTGATTTTGACCCAAGTAAGGAAAATGAACTTTTAGCTCAGAAAATCCAGAAAATACTAAGGGTCAAACAGGTCAAAATATTGTCTTTTAATATTTCTAAGAAGTCGATCGACGCAAGGGAAAAAAATAATGTCCAGCTTGTTTATTCTGTTGATGTTGAAATTGAAAACGAGAAATCGTATTTAGGAATAAAAGATGTTTCTTCCTATGAACCAATAGAATATGAGATCAAGGAAACCAAGAAAAACATCCGTCCTGTAGTAGTTGGAAGTGGACCTGCTGGACTTTTATGTGCCTTGGTATTAGCAGAACATGGTTTAAACCCAGTTGTTATAGAGCAAGGAATGGACGTCGATCGAAGAAAAATGGCTGTTGAAAAATTTTGGAAGTACGGCGTACTTGAAACTAATAATAATGTCCAATTTGGAGAAGGTGGAGCAGGAACATTTTCAGATGGTAAATTAACAACAGGCATAAAAAACACTAGAATTCCGAAAGTATTTAAGGAACTCATAGAAGCTGGTGCGCCTAGGGAGATTTCTTATTTATCAAAACCCCATATTGGAACTGACATTTTGATAACGGTTGTTAGAAATATTCGAAAAAAAATCGAACGACTAGGTGGGGAAGTGCGTTTCGAAACGAAAATGAAGGAACTTATTATTGAAAATGGTGAAGTTAGAGGGGTGCTACTAGAAAGACAACAAGGGAATACAGAGTCAATCGAAACCAATGCTGTGGTACTCGCGATAGGGCATAGTGCCAGGGATACTTTTTATATGTTAAAGGATCTAGGTGTAGACATGATACCGAAGCCTTTTGCTGTAGGTGTGCGTATTGAACATCTCCAAAAAGACATCGATTTACAGCAATTCGGTAAGTTTACAAATAATCCACTACTTGGTGCGTCTGATTATAAGTTGAATGCACATCTCCCAAATGGAAGAGGCGTTTTCTCGTTTTGTATGTGCCCTGGAGGTCATGTTGTTGCAGCCGCATCAGAAAAGAATGCTGTAGTTACAAATGGGATGAGCTATAGCGCAAGAAGTGGTGAAAATGCTAACAGTGCATTGCTTGTTTCTATCTCACCAACTGATTTTAATGGAGACGTTTTGGCAGCTATTGAGTTTCAAAGAAAACTTGAGCGAAAAGCATTTGAACTTGGTGGCAGAAATTATTTTGCACCAGTACAATTGGTCGGCGATTTCTTAGTAAATAAGGGTAGTAAACAACTCGGCCGTATTAACCCAACTTATACCCCAGGTGTTACACCAACGGACTTAAGAGAATGTCTTGATGATTTTATCGTTGATAGTATAAAAGACGGCTTAAGAGTAATGGATAAAAAACTTGCAGGCTTTATCAAACATGATGCTGTTTTATCAGCTGTAGAAAGCCGAAGTTCATCACCAGTTACAATTAAGCGAAATCCGCTGACATATGAGTCGAACATCAAAGGGTTATACCCTTGTGGTGAAGGTGCAGGTTATGCTGGAGGGATCACGTCTAGTGCTGTTGACGGCATAAAATGTGCAGAAGCGCTAATGGAGATTGAAATTTAG
- a CDS encoding NAD(P)/FAD-dependent oxidoreductase translates to MNIAIMGAGLSGLACALTLEKNGISPTIYEKHSSVGVRFVNGEVLLSIFNFPVHDCIASLSEEYGIDLKPAAAIMRMELFSKNEKAIIEGDLGFSNIRGRHQNTFESQLAQQTKSTIQYNSDKTYEQLAREYSHVVMATGDGAYAKETRNFREDLTVSIKGATIEGNFDRYTVLAWINYDISPYGYCFLIPFSKKEANISIAIPDLPDNTDLNLNVMWDLFYQKVRSQLKQELPITDNFQITRYPIGICKSARIGNTFYVGNCFGSMMPFMGFGQYTAILSGIYAAYDICGKGKYEELMEPLRQGYENSLVLRRAMEQVSNDGLDRTIRLLQGNLGKKLFHTKKIDPLKAASYLLRPYIKIKKGVTS, encoded by the coding sequence ATGAACATTGCTATCATGGGTGCAGGACTTTCAGGTTTAGCGTGTGCACTTACACTTGAAAAAAATGGAATTTCACCAACTATATATGAAAAACACAGTAGTGTAGGAGTTAGATTTGTAAATGGAGAGGTCTTGCTGTCTATTTTTAATTTTCCAGTTCATGATTGCATTGCGTCATTATCAGAAGAATATGGAATAGATCTTAAACCGGCGGCAGCTATTATGAGAATGGAACTTTTTTCAAAAAATGAGAAAGCAATAATAGAGGGCGATCTTGGGTTCTCAAATATACGTGGCAGACATCAAAATACATTTGAGTCGCAATTAGCGCAGCAAACCAAATCAACTATTCAATACAACTCCGATAAAACCTATGAACAATTAGCAAGAGAATATTCTCATGTTGTGATGGCAACTGGTGATGGAGCTTATGCAAAGGAGACTAGAAACTTCAGAGAGGATTTAACTGTTTCTATTAAAGGTGCAACAATTGAAGGTAACTTCGATCGGTATACTGTGTTGGCCTGGATTAATTACGACATTTCTCCTTACGGTTACTGTTTTCTTATTCCTTTTTCAAAAAAAGAAGCAAATATATCGATAGCAATTCCAGATTTGCCTGATAATACTGATCTAAACCTTAACGTTATGTGGGACTTATTTTACCAAAAGGTTCGTTCACAACTGAAACAGGAATTACCGATCACAGATAATTTTCAAATAACACGGTATCCAATTGGAATATGTAAGTCAGCACGAATTGGAAATACTTTTTATGTCGGGAATTGTTTTGGAAGTATGATGCCTTTTATGGGATTTGGCCAGTATACCGCTATTTTAAGCGGGATATATGCAGCCTATGACATATGTGGTAAAGGTAAATATGAGGAGTTAATGGAACCACTTCGCCAAGGTTATGAAAATTCCCTCGTTTTAAGAAGAGCAATGGAGCAAGTTTCTAATGATGGGTTAGATAGAACGATAAGATTATTACAAGGAAACTTGGGTAAAAAATTGTTCCACACAAAAAAAATAGATCCATTAAAAGCAGCAAGCTATTTACTGCGTCCATACATTAAAATAAAAAAAGGAGTGACCTCATAA
- a CDS encoding DUF3231 family protein, translating into MNKTESISLTASELGYLWTGYSINEMSKWYLTVFLEQSKDEEIKNLYTFALENTNDILIERKKLLSQDGYPIPVGFSEKDISESSPPLFSDRFLLHYLHGGVQLGLEFHSRSLALSTRVDVRKYHINCLNFAIKLNEKVVNLLLNKGLYWRTPSLPAPKSPEIIQKSSYLNGLLGDTRPINSMEIANLYQILNLLIMIETLCIGFAQTSDNEEIVELFLKGASIVRNQFNSLVELLNKDNLPAPPSYSAELTNSQKRIFSDRIMVSQIAGLFGSLLTQYGFSLGAVMKHDLVTEYSQHISKVGPYTEKVTRFLIEKEWLEKVPGAVSREL; encoded by the coding sequence ATGAATAAAACGGAGTCAATATCTCTTACAGCTTCTGAACTTGGCTATCTTTGGACTGGTTATTCTATTAATGAAATGTCTAAGTGGTATTTAACAGTATTTCTTGAACAATCAAAAGACGAAGAAATAAAAAACTTATATACGTTTGCATTAGAGAACACGAATGATATCCTTATTGAACGAAAAAAGCTCCTCAGTCAAGACGGTTATCCAATCCCTGTTGGCTTTTCCGAGAAGGATATCTCTGAAAGCTCTCCTCCGTTATTTTCTGATCGATTTTTGTTACACTACCTCCATGGAGGTGTTCAACTTGGTCTGGAATTTCACTCTAGATCGCTAGCATTGTCCACCAGAGTAGATGTTCGGAAATACCATATTAATTGTTTAAATTTTGCTATCAAATTAAATGAAAAAGTGGTTAATCTTCTTTTAAACAAAGGTTTATATTGGCGAACACCGTCATTACCTGCACCAAAATCTCCAGAAATTATTCAAAAGTCAAGTTATCTTAATGGATTGTTGGGAGATACTCGTCCAATTAACAGTATGGAAATTGCTAATCTTTACCAAATTTTAAACCTCCTTATTATGATAGAAACTCTTTGTATAGGCTTTGCTCAAACCTCTGACAATGAAGAAATAGTTGAACTATTCTTAAAAGGAGCATCAATCGTAAGAAATCAATTTAATTCACTGGTAGAATTATTAAATAAAGATAATTTACCAGCTCCACCTAGCTATTCAGCAGAACTCACAAATTCCCAAAAAAGAATATTCTCCGACCGAATTATGGTCTCCCAAATAGCTGGTTTATTTGGTTCTCTATTAACTCAATACGGGTTCTCTCTTGGAGCTGTAATGAAACATGATTTGGTTACAGAATATTCACAGCATATCAGTAAAGTAGGACCTTACACAGAGAAGGTTACTAGGTTCCTTATTGAAAAAGAATGGTTAGAAAAAGTCCCGGGAGCTGTGTCTCGGGAGCTGTAG
- a CDS encoding PQQ-dependent sugar dehydrogenase encodes MKRFIFILTVIFVISACSSIDNDQSENNDRNAETIEVTTRDTEIITTDLNIPWNINKHNNSFYLSQREGTIIKVDGVTGSKIVQSVEVTKDVLHEGEGGLLGFILAPEFDHSREAFAYHTYKQDGQIYNRIIVLELIENTWKEVTLLLDGIPGGRIHNGGRIKIGPDGKLYATTGDAGEPEKAQNTEDLAGKILRMELDGSVPKDNPFANSNVYSYGHRNPQGIAWDDDGILYSSEHGQTGHDELNLIEPGKNYGWPIIEGDQQAPNMVTPLFHTGDNTWAPSGIAIKNNKIYVANLRGGNIQVFNLIDHTVDTLFENVGRMRDVMIENDTIYTLTNNLDGRGVPQEGDDKLFGISLVE; translated from the coding sequence TTGAAAAGGTTTATTTTCATACTAACAGTTATTTTTGTTATTTCAGCTTGTTCATCTATAGATAATGATCAATCCGAAAATAATGATAGGAATGCAGAGACCATTGAAGTAACAACAAGAGATACTGAGATTATCACAACAGATTTAAATATTCCTTGGAATATTAACAAACATAACAATAGCTTTTATTTGAGTCAACGGGAAGGTACTATTATTAAAGTTGATGGTGTTACCGGCTCAAAAATAGTTCAAAGTGTAGAAGTTACGAAGGATGTACTACATGAAGGCGAGGGGGGATTACTAGGTTTCATTCTTGCTCCAGAGTTCGATCATTCCAGAGAAGCGTTTGCATACCATACATATAAACAAGACGGACAAATCTATAACCGCATCATCGTCCTAGAGCTTATTGAGAATACGTGGAAGGAAGTAACACTTTTACTAGATGGAATTCCCGGAGGCCGGATTCATAACGGTGGTCGAATCAAAATTGGTCCGGACGGAAAATTGTATGCTACCACTGGTGATGCTGGAGAACCTGAAAAAGCTCAGAATACTGAAGATTTAGCAGGAAAAATTTTACGCATGGAATTGGATGGTTCCGTACCGAAGGATAATCCATTTGCAAATTCAAATGTTTATTCCTATGGGCATCGTAATCCCCAAGGAATAGCTTGGGATGATGACGGAATACTATATAGCTCTGAACATGGTCAAACGGGTCATGATGAACTTAACCTGATTGAACCCGGAAAAAATTATGGTTGGCCAATAATTGAAGGTGATCAGCAGGCTCCTAACATGGTGACCCCTTTATTTCACACAGGAGATAACACTTGGGCTCCATCTGGTATTGCGATTAAAAACAATAAAATCTATGTCGCCAATTTAAGAGGCGGAAATATTCAAGTATTTAATTTGATTGACCATACCGTCGATACCTTATTTGAAAACGTTGGGAGAATGCGGGATGTGATGATTGAAAACGATACAATATATACGCTTACGAACAATCTGGATGGCCGAGGTGTCCCCCAAGAAGGTGATGATAAATTATTTGGAATTTCTTTAGTCGAGTAG
- a CDS encoding sigma-70 family RNA polymerase sigma factor, whose amino-acid sequence MTWEDLYVTYSDRIYNYIYLMVGNKEVALDLTQDTFVRVKDSLKRFRGDSNYYTWLISISRNIIYDYWRRKKKIQWLPLFSSKYEVNFETPEEIYEKSEGNQELYRAIKKLKLTYQEVLILRFAQELTTEETATALGWSISKVKSTTQRAKKALKIEIELYIKEGECSEERR is encoded by the coding sequence ATGACATGGGAGGATTTGTATGTAACTTATAGTGATCGTATTTATAATTACATTTATTTGATGGTTGGAAATAAAGAGGTAGCATTGGACCTTACACAAGATACGTTTGTACGAGTGAAAGATTCTTTAAAACGATTTAGAGGAGATTCCAATTATTATACATGGCTCATCTCGATTTCAAGAAATATCATCTATGATTACTGGCGGAGAAAGAAAAAAATCCAATGGTTACCCTTATTTAGTTCGAAATATGAGGTTAATTTTGAGACACCTGAGGAAATTTATGAAAAAAGTGAAGGGAATCAAGAATTATACAGGGCAATTAAAAAATTAAAGCTAACTTACCAAGAAGTACTAATCTTAAGGTTTGCTCAAGAATTAACAACTGAAGAAACAGCAACCGCACTTGGGTGGTCGATTAGTAAAGTGAAGTCGACAACACAAAGGGCGAAAAAGGCACTAAAAATAGAGATTGAATTATATATAAAGGAAGGTGAGTGTAGTGAGGAAAGACGTTGA